In Actinomadura luteofluorescens, the sequence ACCGCGACCTTCTCCGCGAGCGTCCCGGGGTGGACCTCCGACAGCAGCGACCGCTTCGGGTCGAGGGTCTCGTCGCCGCCGCCCCGGTCCGGGTCGCCGATCACCGAGTGGACGATGACCTCGTTGCCGTCCTCGTCGACCCCGGCCGCGTCGCCGCCGAGGATCATGGGGAGCCGTTCGGCGGGCAGGCCGACGCCCTTCAGCGACCACAGGTCGTGGTGGTTGAGCGCGGCGGCCTTCACCGTGACGGTCGTCCAGCCGTCCGGTACCTCGGGTTCGGGCCGCTCCCCCAGCGTGAGCCCGTTCAGCGGATGGTCTGCGTCGATCTGTGTGGCCGTGACAGCGAACATGAACGCACACTAACCGCCGGCCGGCGAGCGGAACGGCCCGCCCCCGGCGTGTCGGGGACGGGCCGCGCGCCCGGGCGTCACAGCACCTTGGACAGGAAGTCCTGGGTGCGGGGGTGCTTCGGGTTGGCGAGGACCTCCCGGGGGGTGCCCTCCTCGACCACGACGCCGCCGTCCATGAAGACGAGCGAGTCGCCGACCTCGCGGGCGAAGCCCATCTCGTGGGTGACCACGACCATGGTCATGCCGTCGAGGGCGAGCTGCTTCATGACCTCCAGGACCTCGCCGACGAGCTCGGGGTCCAGCGCGGAGGTCGGCTCGTCGAACAGCATCAGCGCGGGCTCCATGGCGAGGGCCCGCGCGATCGCGACCCGCTGCTGCTGCCCGCCGGACAGCTGCGCCGGGTAGCTCTTCACCTTCTCGCCGAGCCCGACCCGGGTGAGCAGCGCCACGGCCCGCTCCCTGGCCTGCGCCTTCGGCAGCCTCTTCACCCGGCAGGGCGCCTCCATGACGTTCTCCAGCGCCGTCATGTGCGGGAAGAGGTTGAACCGCTGGAACACCATGCCGATCTCGCGGCGCTGGGCGGCGACCTCCCGGTCGCGCAGCTCGTAGAGCTTTCCGCCCTTCTCCCGGTAGCCGACGAGGTGGCCGTTCACCCACAGCCGTCCCGCGTTGATCTTCTCCAGGTGGTTGATGCAGCGCAGGAACGTCGACTTGCCCGAGCCGGAGGGGCCGACGACGCACATCACCTCGCCGGACTTGACCTCCAGGTCGATGCCCTTCAGCACCTCGAGGCGCCCGAAGGACTTGTGCACGGCCTCGGCCTTGACCATCAGCCCGCCGCTCGCGGCCGCGGGCTCCGGGATGCCGGGGACGCCGCCCGCGATGTCCTCGCCTGCGCTCACTGGCCGCCTCCTCCGCCGCGGAGGCGGAGCCGCTGCCTGGGCTCCGCCCCCCTGCTGGTGCCTCTGCTGTAGTACCGCTCCAGGTAGTGCTGCCCGATCATCATGAGCGAGGAGAGGAGCAGGTACCACAGGCAGGCCATCACCAGCATCGGGATGATCTTGTAGGTGCTGGCGTAGATGGTCTGCGCGGTGAAGGTCAGCTCCGAGTACGGGACGGCCACGACGAGCGAGGTGTTCTTCAGCATCGAGATCGCCTCGTTGCCCGTCGGCGGGACGATGACGCGCATCGACTGCGGCAGCACGATCCGCCGCATCGTCTGCATCCGGGACATGCCGAGCGCGCTCGCGGCCTCCTGCTGCCCCTCGTCCACCGACAGGATGCCGGCCCGGACGATCTCGGCCATGTAGGCGGCCTCGTTGAGGATCAGCCCGAGCGACGCGGCGAGCGCGGCGTTGACCAGTTCCTGCGTGTGCCACGTCTGGAACTCGGGTCCGAACGGGATGCCGACCCCGACCGTGGGGAACAGCGAGCCGATCGCGCCCCAGATGAGCAGCTGCGTGTAGAGCGGCGTCCCGCGGAAGAACCACAGGTACACCCAGGCCGCGCCGCTCAGCAGGGGGTTGGCCGACAGCCGCATCAGGGCGAGCCCGATGCCGAGCACGACGGCGCCGACCATGGCGGCGAGGGTGAGCCAGATGGTGTTCCGGACGCCCTTGAGCACCGGGTCCGAGAACAGGTACTTCCACTGCTCGGTCCAGTCGAGCGCCTTGCTGGTCAGCAGGAAGTTGATGAACATGGCGACCAGCACGAGGACGACCGCCGCCCCGAGCCAGCGCCCCGGATGCCGGACGGGGACGGCCTTGATCGCCTCAGGCCGCCCCTTGCCGGCGTCGTTGTCGACCGTCATGCGATCAGCTCTGCGCCCCGTTGATCTTCGGTTCGGTGATCGCACCGGTCTCCACGCCGGCGTCGGTGAGGATCTTCTTGTAGGTGCCGTCGGCGATCAGGGCCTTCAGCGCGCCCTGGATGGCCTCCTTGAGCTGGCCGGAGTTCTTGCCGACCGCGTAGCCGTAGGGGGCTGTGTCGTAGGTCTGGCCGATGATCTCCAGCTTGCCGCCGGTCTTCTTCACCGCGTCGCCGACGATGGGCGAGTCGGCGGCCATGCCGTCGACCTTGCCCGCGACGAGGTCGTTGTTGACCTCGGTCTGCTGCTTGCGGACGACGCTCTTGATGGCCGGCTTGCCCGCGTCGGTGCACTTCTTGCTGCGCGCGGTGAGGTCGTCGACCTGGACGGTGCCCTGCTGGACGCCGATGGACTTGCCGCAGGCGTCGTCGGGGTTGACGCCCTTCGGGTTGCCTTTGAGCACGGCCCAGGACGTCCCGGCGGAGTAGTAGGTGATGAAGTCGACGGCCTGCTCCCGCTCCTTGGTGTCGGTGAAGGAGGAGACGCCGGCCTCGTACTTGCCGGACTGGACGCCGGGGATGATCGTGTCGAAGCCGGCGTTGCTGTACTGGGTCTTCAGGCCGAGCTTGGCCGCGACGGCGTTGAACAGGTCGACGTCCCAGCCGACGATCTTCTGCGAGGCCGGGTCGACGGACTCGTTGGGCGGGTACGAGGCGTCCGTGCCGATCGAGATCTTCCCGTCGCTCTTGATCGCGGCCGGGACCATCGCCGCGAGCTTGCTGTCGACGCTCGTGTTCGAGGCCGCGGAGCCCGAGTCGCCAGAGTCGTTGCTGTCGCCGCATGCGGACAGCGCGAGCGCGCCCGTCAGTACGAGCGCGCTCGCCGCGACGGCGCGGCGGCGCAGAGAACCGGTGATCACTGGTCCCCCTCCTGGTGGTTTCGTCGGATCCGCGTAGATCCGATGGTCAGGTGCATAGTTTGGCGTACAACGTCCCTGATCTGGATAAAGGGTGCGAAACAATCACGCAACGAGGCGAACCCGGATCGGCCATCATCCACCGGGTATGCCCTACGCAACGCGACCGACCCGCCACCGTGTGGGCACGGTCACGTGACGGTCACCACCCACCCCGGCCTCCGGGCGGCCCCACCCCCCTGTGGCACAATCAGACAACGGGTGACCCCCGTGCGTCGCGAGATCCACCGGGTGACCGGCCACACCAGACCACCACCGCGGCGGCATCTCAGAAAGCCAACTTTCACAGACAGGGGTCGCTGTGGCTGCTGAGCCCATTCCCACCGAACCACCCTCACTGGACGACGATCCGGCCTTTCCGCTGCACCGCGGCGGCAAGCTGGAGATGCGCTCGACCATCCCCGTCCGCAACAAGGACGATCTCTCACTGGCCTACACGCCGGGCGTCGCGCGGGTGTGCACCGCGATCGCCGACAACCCCGAGCTGGCCTACGAGTACACCTGGACCTCCAAGGTCGTCGCCGTCGTGACCGACGGCACCGCCGTGCTCGGGCTCGGCGACATCGGCCCGGCGGCCTCCATGCCGGTCATGGAGGGCAAGTCGCTGCTGTTCAAGGAGTTCGCGGACGTCGACTCCGTGCCGATCGCGCTGAACTGCACGGGCGTCGACGAGATCGTCGACACCGTGATCCGGATGGCGCCGAGCTTCGGCGGCATCAACCTGGAGGACATCAGCGCCCCCCGCTGCTTCGAGATCGAGGACCGGCTGCGCGCCGCCCTCGACATCCCCGTCTTCCACGACGACCAGCACGGCACCGCGATCGTGGCGCTCGCCGCCCTCAGCAACGCGGCGCGCTTCGTCGGCAAGCCGCTGTCGGAGCTGCGCGCGGTCGTGGCGGGCGCGGGCGCGTCCGGCATCGCGGTCTCGCAGATCCTGATCGAGGCGGGCATCGGCGACATCGCCCTGTCCGACAGCAAGGGGATCATCCACGAGGGGCGCGACGGCCTGAACCCCGTCAAGGAGCGCATCGCCGCGATCACGAACCGCTCGCACCTGAAGGGCTCCACGGAGGAGGCCCTCCGCGGCGCCGACGTGTTCATCGGCCTGTCCGGCAGCACCGTCCACGAGTCGTGCGTCGCCACGATGTCGGACAGCGCGATCGTCTTCGCCCTCTCCAACCCGACCCCCGAGGTCCACCCGGAGGTCGCGCGCCGGCACGCCAAGGTGGTCGCGACCGGGCGCAGCGACTTCCCGAACCAGATCAACAACGTGCTGGCGTTCCCCGGCATCTTCCGCGGCGCGCTGGACGTCCGGGCCCACACGATCACCGAGGGGATGAAGCTGGCGGCGGCGAACGCCCTCGCCGGCATCGTCGGCGACGACCTGACCGCCGACTACGTCATCCCCGGCCCGTTCGACGACCGCGTCGCCCCGGCCGTCACGGCCGCGGTCGCCGCCAAGGCCCGCGAAGAGGGCGTCGCCCGCGTCTGACCCGCCGCCGGCCCGTGTCCCGTTCCCGGAGCACGGGCCGCGCGCCGGGCCGTGCCCTGCGGCGTCAGGCCGTGTCGACGAGGTGGTTCTCCCACGCCCAGGTGACGATCCCGACGCGGTTGCGGACCCCCAGCTTGGTCTGGATGCCCGCCAGGTGGCTCTTGACCGTGCTCAACGAGATGAACAGCTCCGCGGCGATCTCCTGGTTGCTGCGGCCGCGTGCCAGGGCCCGGACGACCTCGACCTCGCGGTCCGACAGGGGCGTGGGCCGCGCGGCGCGCGGCGGCGCCGAGGCGGCCGTCAGGTGCCGCAGGAGCCTGACGGTGACGGACGGCGAGACCAGGGCCTCGCCGTTGTGGGCGGCGCGGACCGCCTCGACGAGCAGGGCGGGCCCGGCGTCCTTGAGGACGAAGCCGACCGCGCCGCCGCGCAGCGCGCCGTAGACGTACTCGTCCAGGTCGAAGGTCGTGACGACGACGACCCGCAGCGGGTCGGGCACCTGCGGGCCGGCCAGCGCGCGGGTGACCGCGATGCCGTCGAGCCGGGGCATCCTGATGTCCACCAGGCACACGTCCGGGCGCAGCCGCCGGGCGAGGGCGACCGCCTCGGCCCCGTCGGGCGCCTCCCCGACGACGCTGATGTCGGGCTGGTCCTCCAGGATCAGCCGCAGCCCGCGGCGGACCATCGCCTGGTCGTCGGCGAGCAGGACCGAGATGGTCATCAGGACTCCCTGGTGGGGACGGGCAGGGTCGCCGACACCGACCAGCCGCCGCCGGGCCGCGGCCCGGCGCTCAGCGAGCCGCCCAGCGATTCGACGCGTTCGCGCATGCCGATCAGTCCGTAGCCGCCGCGATGGGGGTGCCGGGCCGGGGCCGCCGGGGCGTCGTCGGCGACCTCGACGGTGACGCACCCCGCGCCCTGCTCGACGGCGACCGTGACGGACCGGGCCCCGGGCGCGTGCCGCAGCACGTTCGTCAGCGCCTCCCGGGCGACGCGGTACACGGTGGTGGTCACCTCCGGCGGCCACCCGGCGTCCGCGCCCCCGTCCGGCGGGCTCAGCCGCACCTCCGGGCCCTGCCGGCGGAAGCGCTCCACCAGCGCGCCGAGGCCCTCCGGCCCGGGGGACGCCGGCGCCGCGTCGTCGGCGTCGCGCAGCAGCCCGACGACGCGGCGCATCGCGGCCAGGGCCTCGGTGCCCGCGGCCTCCATCTCGCCCAGGTACTCGCCCACCTGCTCCGGGTTCCGCCGCGCGACCACCTGGGCGCCCTGCGCCTGGACCACCATGCCGGTGATGTGGTGGGCGACGACGTCGTGCAGCTCCCGGGCCAGCTCCAGCCGCTCGTCCCGGCGGACCTGCTCGGCGACCCCGCGCGCCCGCGCGTCCAGGAGCCGCAGCGACAGCCCGGCGCCGACCGCGGCCGTCCAGACCAGGCCGTCCAGCGCCGTCACCGCCGCGAGGCCGGCGGACGGCGGGCCGGCGGCGAGCTGACCGGCGACGATCACCACCGGTCCGGCGGCCGTGACGGCGGCGGCGGGCACCGGCGCGAGGATCCGGAGCGCGGAGCAGGTCAGCACCGCCAGCCCCAGCGTCATCGCCGGGCTGGGTTCGGCGGGAAGGTCGGTGCCGGCGACGCGGACGCCGATGACGGCCGCCGCCGCGAGGCCGAACCCCGCGACGGTCGGCCAGAGGGGCCGGCGCAGCCCCAGCAGCGCCGGAACGCACACCGCCGCCGCGGCGGCGCTGCCCGGCGCCCAGTACCAGGAGCCCCAGCTCTGCGCGATGGCGGCGGCCTGCACGATGATCGCCGCGAGGAAGACGGCGCCCAGCCCGGCCACGGAGACGCGGCGTCCCCACGCACCCGGATCGGTCACGCCGGCCAGGCTAGCGGTGCTCCGTCCGGTGCCGCGCGCGGACGGAGCACCGCCGGGCGCGTCCCGGGCAGGTCCCGGCCTCACCACGGTGGCGGGCCGGCCGGCGGCGGCCCGGCGTCCTCGGCACCGTTCCGCCGGACGAGGTCGACCGCGCGGAGCAGCGCCCCCGTCACGAACCCGCCCGCCACCAGCAGCGTGGCCAGGGCCATCAGGGCGCTGGGCCCGGCGTACCAGCCGAACGCGGTCACCGCGGCGCCGCCCGCGGCGACGGCGGCCGCCGACGGCACCGGCAGCGACCGGAGCGCGGAGCCGACGAGCACGGCGAGGGCCAGGGCCGTCATGGGCGACGGCTCCTGCGGCAGGTCGGCCGCCATGGACGCCGCCACCGCGCCGGCCGCCACGGCCAGCCCGGCGGCCGCGGGCCACGTCCTTCGCCGCCCGCGCAGCAGCGCCAGCCCGCACGTCACCACCGAAAAGGCGGTGGTGCAGAGCCAGGAAGTGCCGCCCCAGCTGGTGATGAGCATGAACGCCGTGAAGGCGGTGCCCGAGGCGAACACCACGCCCAACCCCGCGTTGACCAGCATGCCCGGTGTCACTGGAGACCCGCCGGCACCATTCTGATGACTGTTCGCATGCGACATGAGAGACCTGGTTTCGCTGTCGGGATCGGTCGCTTCACGCACGCCGGACGCGGCGCAGGGAAATGGCGGTGAGGAGGGCGCAGGCCAGCAGGTACAGCCCGGTTTCGGCCAATTGGAAGTTCCAGTAACGGCCACTGGGCTGGTATTCGACGTCGACGTGCAGGTCGAGCGCGCCCAGGCACACCGCGGCGTCGCCGAACGTGCCGCCGGCGCCGGTCTTCGGCGGGGTGTCGAGGCACGCGTTGAACCTGCTCCCGCTGAGCGTCCGCCCGTCGCGGGTGCGCAGCGGGCTGGTCTCGCTGATCCACGCGTCCGGGGCGCCGGGCACCTGCAGGCCTCCGATGACGGGGGCGCCGGTGATGCTGCCCAGGCTCCTGGCCTGGTTGACGGTCTGCGCGGTCATCGGCAGGCTCGTCTTCTCGGACGGCATGAGGTGCGGGCGCACCAGGTTCGGCACCGCGAACTGGACGACGATGAAGACGACGCCCGTGATGGCCATGGCCGGAAGCGTCCGCCGGACGAACAGGCCGACGGTGGTGCCGAGCGCGAAGGCGAGGAGGGCGTAGCCGATCGGGGCGATGTTGCGGGCGCCGAACTCGATCGTCCCGAACCGGTCGGCGGCGACCTCGTCGTACGGAGAGGCGGCCCAGGTGAGCAGCAGGGCGGCCAGGCCCGTCAGGATCACCGCGGCCAGGCCGACGAACGCCATCCTGCCGATCAGCCAGCGGCGCCGCGTCACGCTCTGGCTCCACACCAGCCGGTGGGTGCCGAGTTCCAGTTCCCGGGCGATCAGCGGTGCGCCCCAGAACGCGCCGATGACGACGGCGATCAGCTGGAGGCCGGCGGCCAGGAACAGCAGCGGGTTCCGGTAGGCGCCCTGGAACTGGGCGACGGCCTGGGCGCAGGCGGCGGTGTCGGTGCACCGGGCCCGGTAGGCGTCGTGCGCCTCCCGGATGTCCAGGCCCAGGTACAGCAGGTAGGCGGCGATCAGGACGAGCCCGGCCGCACCGGCGATCGCCTGGAGGCGGAACTGCCGCCGGTTCAACCAGATCATCGTGCTCCCTCCCGTGCCTGGGCGGCGGGCGCGTTCGCCCGCGACATGTACGCGAGCACCAGTTCTTCGAGCCTGACGGGCTCGGCCCGGTGCGGAAGCTCCGATGGCGGAAGGCCCGTGCGCACCAGCGCACCGCCGTGCTCCCTCTGGACGACCTCGACGCCCGCGGGAAGCGGGCCGGGGTCGCCGCCGGGAGCGACCAGCCGGTGGTGGCTGGCCAGCAGGTCCCGGACGTCGCCGGCCACCTGGACCCGCGAGTCGCACAGCACGATGAGGTGGTCGCAGACCTGCTCGATGTCGCCGAGCAGGTGCGACGACAGCACGGCGCTGGCGCCGAGCTCCGCGACGAACTCCATCAGGTTCGCCAGGAACCCCTGGCGCGCCAGCGGGTCCAGCGCGGCGGCCGGCTCGTCGAAGACCAGCAGTTCGGGCCGCTTGGCGGCGGCGACGGTCAGCGCCAGCTGCGCGCGCTGGCCGCCCGACAGGCGTCCCGCCTTCTGCTTCGGGTTCAGCCCGACCTGCTCGATGCGCCGTTCGGCCAGCTTCCGGTCCCAGGACGGGTTCAGGCGCGCCCCCATGCGCAGGTGGTCCTCCACGCTGAACGACGGGTACACCGGAGTGTTCTGCGCCACGAACCCGACTCTGGCCAGGTGCGCGGCGCTCGCCGCCGGCTTGGAGCCCAGCACGCGCAGCGAGCCCGACGTCGGCTCCAGCAGCCCGCAGGCCAGGTTCAGCAGCGTGGACTTGCCGGCCCCGTTCGGACCCACCAGCCCCACGACGCGCCCGGCCGGAACGCGCAGATCGACGCTGCTCAGCGCCTCCCTG encodes:
- a CDS encoding amino acid ABC transporter ATP-binding protein; translation: MVKAEAVHKSFGRLEVLKGIDLEVKSGEVMCVVGPSGSGKSTFLRCINHLEKINAGRLWVNGHLVGYREKGGKLYELRDREVAAQRREIGMVFQRFNLFPHMTALENVMEAPCRVKRLPKAQARERAVALLTRVGLGEKVKSYPAQLSGGQQQRVAIARALAMEPALMLFDEPTSALDPELVGEVLEVMKQLALDGMTMVVVTHEMGFAREVGDSLVFMDGGVVVEEGTPREVLANPKHPRTQDFLSKVL
- a CDS encoding amino acid ABC transporter permease — its product is MTVDNDAGKGRPEAIKAVPVRHPGRWLGAAVVLVLVAMFINFLLTSKALDWTEQWKYLFSDPVLKGVRNTIWLTLAAMVGAVVLGIGLALMRLSANPLLSGAAWVYLWFFRGTPLYTQLLIWGAIGSLFPTVGVGIPFGPEFQTWHTQELVNAALAASLGLILNEAAYMAEIVRAGILSVDEGQQEAASALGMSRMQTMRRIVLPQSMRVIVPPTGNEAISMLKNTSLVVAVPYSELTFTAQTIYASTYKIIPMLVMACLWYLLLSSLMMIGQHYLERYYSRGTSRGAEPRQRLRLRGGGGGQ
- a CDS encoding ABC transporter substrate-binding protein; translation: MITGSLRRRAVAASALVLTGALALSACGDSNDSGDSGSAASNTSVDSKLAAMVPAAIKSDGKISIGTDASYPPNESVDPASQKIVGWDVDLFNAVAAKLGLKTQYSNAGFDTIIPGVQSGKYEAGVSSFTDTKEREQAVDFITYYSAGTSWAVLKGNPKGVNPDDACGKSIGVQQGTVQVDDLTARSKKCTDAGKPAIKSVVRKQQTEVNNDLVAGKVDGMAADSPIVGDAVKKTGGKLEIIGQTYDTAPYGYAVGKNSGQLKEAIQGALKALIADGTYKKILTDAGVETGAITEPKINGAQS
- a CDS encoding NAD(P)-dependent malic enzyme, with the translated sequence MAAEPIPTEPPSLDDDPAFPLHRGGKLEMRSTIPVRNKDDLSLAYTPGVARVCTAIADNPELAYEYTWTSKVVAVVTDGTAVLGLGDIGPAASMPVMEGKSLLFKEFADVDSVPIALNCTGVDEIVDTVIRMAPSFGGINLEDISAPRCFEIEDRLRAALDIPVFHDDQHGTAIVALAALSNAARFVGKPLSELRAVVAGAGASGIAVSQILIEAGIGDIALSDSKGIIHEGRDGLNPVKERIAAITNRSHLKGSTEEALRGADVFIGLSGSTVHESCVATMSDSAIVFALSNPTPEVHPEVARRHAKVVATGRSDFPNQINNVLAFPGIFRGALDVRAHTITEGMKLAAANALAGIVGDDLTADYVIPGPFDDRVAPAVTAAVAAKAREEGVARV
- a CDS encoding response regulator transcription factor, whose product is MTISVLLADDQAMVRRGLRLILEDQPDISVVGEAPDGAEAVALARRLRPDVCLVDIRMPRLDGIAVTRALAGPQVPDPLRVVVVTTFDLDEYVYGALRGGAVGFVLKDAGPALLVEAVRAAHNGEALVSPSVTVRLLRHLTAASAPPRAARPTPLSDREVEVVRALARGRSNQEIAAELFISLSTVKSHLAGIQTKLGVRNRVGIVTWAWENHLVDTA
- a CDS encoding sensor histidine kinase gives rise to the protein MTDPGAWGRRVSVAGLGAVFLAAIIVQAAAIAQSWGSWYWAPGSAAAAAVCVPALLGLRRPLWPTVAGFGLAAAAVIGVRVAGTDLPAEPSPAMTLGLAVLTCSALRILAPVPAAAVTAAGPVVIVAGQLAAGPPSAGLAAVTALDGLVWTAAVGAGLSLRLLDARARGVAEQVRRDERLELARELHDVVAHHITGMVVQAQGAQVVARRNPEQVGEYLGEMEAAGTEALAAMRRVVGLLRDADDAAPASPGPEGLGALVERFRRQGPEVRLSPPDGGADAGWPPEVTTTVYRVAREALTNVLRHAPGARSVTVAVEQGAGCVTVEVADDAPAAPARHPHRGGYGLIGMRERVESLGGSLSAGPRPGGGWSVSATLPVPTRES
- a CDS encoding metal transporter; translation: MLVNAGLGVVFASGTAFTAFMLITSWGGTSWLCTTAFSVVTCGLALLRGRRRTWPAAAGLAVAAGAVAASMAADLPQEPSPMTALALAVLVGSALRSLPVPSAAAVAAGGAAVTAFGWYAGPSALMALATLLVAGGFVTGALLRAVDLVRRNGAEDAGPPPAGPPPW
- a CDS encoding ABC transporter permease subunit; translation: MIWLNRRQFRLQAIAGAAGLVLIAAYLLYLGLDIREAHDAYRARCTDTAACAQAVAQFQGAYRNPLLFLAAGLQLIAVVIGAFWGAPLIARELELGTHRLVWSQSVTRRRWLIGRMAFVGLAAVILTGLAALLLTWAASPYDEVAADRFGTIEFGARNIAPIGYALLAFALGTTVGLFVRRTLPAMAITGVVFIVVQFAVPNLVRPHLMPSEKTSLPMTAQTVNQARSLGSITGAPVIGGLQVPGAPDAWISETSPLRTRDGRTLSGSRFNACLDTPPKTGAGGTFGDAAVCLGALDLHVDVEYQPSGRYWNFQLAETGLYLLACALLTAISLRRVRRA
- a CDS encoding ABC transporter ATP-binding protein; this encodes MLHAEGLTKRYGRREALSSVDLRVPAGRVVGLVGPNGAGKSTLLNLACGLLEPTSGSLRVLGSKPAASAAHLARVGFVAQNTPVYPSFSVEDHLRMGARLNPSWDRKLAERRIEQVGLNPKQKAGRLSGGQRAQLALTVAAAKRPELLVFDEPAAALDPLARQGFLANLMEFVAELGASAVLSSHLLGDIEQVCDHLIVLCDSRVQVAGDVRDLLASHHRLVAPGGDPGPLPAGVEVVQREHGGALVRTGLPPSELPHRAEPVRLEELVLAYMSRANAPAAQAREGAR